Part of the Carassius auratus strain Wakin chromosome 8, ASM336829v1, whole genome shotgun sequence genome is shown below.
AATGCATACAACAGTATATTTTCATACCAAGTTCAAtcaaaatgcatcaaaaatacaacttcattattaaattacaattcCTCCACAGTTGTAgtgcttaaaaatgttttaaaaacccaAGCCAATGCCTCTTTTGTCCCCAGCCGTGAAGCAGAGCAGTCTTCTCATACAAAAGAAAATACCAAAAAATACTGTTAGAAGGAATGATTTTCAGTACCATAGATGATATCAAAGTACCCTGGTATTACCTTGTGACACCATTACTGTACAacagtatttttttcataaaggttttattctgtacatacCTCTGCTATTGATTATACAAATAAATCTGAGATTCAAATTATTATGTTGACAGAAGAGGAATGTGTTTAGACCACAAGGTCCTTTCAGATGAATATGATACTTCATGGCAGCCCTTTTGATTTTTATGCAAAGCTATAGAAGAAATGGCCTTTTTAGTGAATTCTATATTCACCATATCCTCATGTGGAAAAATGAGGATATGCCACAAAGGCTGTTTTTTGCGAAATTTGCCCTTTAAAGTCAATGAGTTTCCGATTGTTGGACCACACCTTGAGTCTGTCCCCAGCTTTGAGAGAAAAAATACCCTCAGAGAACAGAGTTTTCGTCCAGTATTTGAGGTTGACTGTTTCACAGTGGACGAGCAGGGTCAGGGCTCCATCATATGCCTCAGTACAATGACGAATATCATGTTGCAGAAATATTTCACTTGTGTTTTcgctgaatatttttttgtacgTAATCTGAAGAGAAACCTTGTATGTTCCATCGCGAAGGACTTTCAGAGATTCATTATTGTCATCCAGGATGAAGTATCTGCTATTGTTTGGTGTCGGATACTCTGGTGTATCCATCCACGGCACATATCCTTCTTTTTCAGTGAAGTTGGCATTGTCTTGAACTACAGAGAAGGGAAATGTGTGAATACACTTGgccaaaatatttttacatgcatAAGTATCTCTGAGAATTCAAATtgcattgcacttttttttaaagagtgtagACATAAGTTCTCACAACTCATGCTTACAGTTCATCTTAACTTAAtgataatagtttttattaacttCTACTTGTGCATTATGTCTTACTGTAATCAGTGTATAGGATATACTTTCTACCTGTCAAACGAGTGAAAGATGTGATTCTTTGTGTTTGGATTGTTTTTTCTCTGCTATGCCATTCAACACCTTGATACTGCATTCCTATATGGATAAAAAGTGCaagatttttatttctgtgaatttaCATAACAACATAAAGTAGAATTCAACTTACCAAATGTAGCTGTCTCCTTGGTTCCATTTTCCTACAAAAAGAGAGCAATTGTTTAATACACACACAATGAATCCTTAACTGATCAAGAtattgtggggaagtcgtggccttatTTTGTGgcctaaatttattttattttttgacagcacacaaaacacattacAGCAAGGGAgagaaaacatatttaataaaccaCTACACACCCCATGGCACCCCAGGACCCAGAcaaacacaaaagtaaaaaaatataaaatcaaataaatatataaatatatataaaaaaaaagatttggtaaaaatattaacaacagaATGACAAAATAGAAAGAGTAGCAGGTTTTGCGTGATTAGTCCATGCAGATGACCTTTCCAGATATAGTATTTCCAATAAGGAACTAataaatttaactttaattttacttttaagtaATCATATAGTGAGCACCATATTTTTCCATTACACTAGTAActccactcttaaaaataaaggtgcgtaaaaggttcttcacagcgatgcaaATAAAAGAAAAGTTTCAATcaaaccattcagtcaaaggtctTTTATCTCTCTTACCTTTTTGTAACCTGAAGAAacttctttcgccacaaagaaccttttgtgaaacagacaaaaaggttcttctacagcatcgtgaagcacctttatttttaagagtgtatgtatTATTACATATCTATTAAATGCTAGCACTTATTCCTTTTTTATTAGTGATTATCCAACAAGTCATTATCATATGCCATTAATACTGGTAacactttttacaaaaatgtgCCATTGGATTCTCTGTTCATCAGAGATTCATTTTTGACCAGTGTGCAATTTACTCCTGGCTACTTGTCTTAGTTTCACAGGTAACTTATTTCTTTGTTGTAGTGACAATGGTTATTAGTATCTATTTCAGGCTCATGAATTATAATTCAGTCAGCAcattctcaataaataaataaatctgaaaaatcaAGTagagtggtaacactttagtatagggtccaattcacactaataagttgcttattagcatgtctattattaacatattggctgtttattagtgcttataaagtacatataatgcatgacatccataattcTACCCAATACccttaacttaacaactaccttaaaaCTATTAATAGACAGCAAATAAggaattgaggcaaaagtcatagttaatggttagttaatagcgagaattggaccttaaaataaagtgtgaccagtaGGGTCAGGTAAGGTATTGACATGTTATATAAATACTGACtaatggaaaacaagaaaaaaaaaaaaaccgtaatAGAAATAAACACTAGCTCTTTTGACAcacttttattttacacaatCTGTGTAAAACCGGTTATAACATATTGTACTGTACGTGTTGCCATGTacgaatattaaatataaatgaagacAATTGCAAAGGTTTCTAAAACACTTTCAAATTTCATTGAGTAGTAACGTGACTATTATGCGTCTTACCTTGGAGGTCGGCGGGAACGCGTGATACAGGAGCGTGAACACGCAGCAGCTGAAGCACAAGAGCACGCTGATGGACTGGATGAGGCACACTTGTCTCCGCAGTGAGTGGTACTTTGCCCTCAGACGGCTCACGGGCTCGGGCTCGGGCTCCATGAAAACTGCGTGGACCTGACAGGCTGCCTCCTCGCTTGTCATCTCCATAACGGACCGTTTAAAAGCGCCGCTCCATGCTCTCAGACAcctcaatatatatgtatatttctcCCACGTGTTTTCTTCAACGCCCAAAATAAACAGCCTACTCGTGGAGTATCGATACTTTGAAAACATTAGGCTCTCAGTCCAGTCGATCCAGTGTCATTTCCTGCTTTGCTCATGCAAGACCTGCTTGACTCCGAGCCAAAATTCTTCAAGTCTGAGGAAACAAATAATTACATGACGCGTCGTCATAGTACTGTAAGTGTGTTTAAAGCTGTGTAAAACAGTGCTTATCTGACCATACAAATCCATCCAGGTTCCTTTTCACCACTCCACCCATTTAAATTACTATTCTGTATATTACTGTTGATTATTATTCTGTTTTTGTAATACGAATATAAAATGAATTACTGCTTTTGAATGCTGAATTTGAGTCAGTACTGTACTGTAAGTCAGTACAGGTTTTAGTCcaatgcaattacatttttgcaaaacaaaaaattaccCCTTGAGGTCAAAATgaccaaaacacaaaattaaacttAAACCGTGCTTAATGACTCAAATACGAATTGAGTTGTGTTGAGATATACTGTACAATCAAAGATTAACATATGAGCCCTGTTAATATTATCAATCATTATGTTTTCTGTGGGGATCCAAGTTCAAAACCTTGCTTAAACTATGCTTTATACGGATAATAAACACAA
Proteins encoded:
- the LOC113107939 gene encoding uncharacterized protein LOC113107939, encoding MEMTSEEAACQVHAVFMEPEPEPVSPAACSRSCITRSRRPPRFFVAKEVSSGYKKENGTKETATFGMQYQGVEWHSREKTIQTQRITSFTRLTVQDNANFTEKEGYVPWMDTPEYPTPNNSRYFILDDNNESLKVLRDGTYKVSLQITYKKIFSENTSEIFLQHDIRHCTEAYDGALTLLVHCETVNLKYWTKTLFSEGIFSLKAGDRLKVWSNNRKLIDFKGQISQKTAFVAYPHFST